In the genome of Bradyrhizobium arachidis, one region contains:
- a CDS encoding adenylate/guanylate cyclase domain-containing protein, with protein sequence MSDIQAQFSVLKQTADAKVVDEIARMIADGEDHELNRVNVLDFAKHHGVDEEHAISAFLHAARLGLFDLGWNVLCPGCGGVLGAHTTLKALKPDDYHCALCACGYKASVDDQVEVSFTVNPRVRRIAAHAPDTLPVWEYFKQVFWSSGVDFNKESFATLANEVTLDTMELPAGEKATMSLQLPNDFIIIFEPVTHAAQFIDVQGEPTKDRQQLAIMYNKVQAPTGTTTMRPGPLRLSLENQAGVRVLPSVFIAAEALHHLIGKRKPFLTAKRMLSNQTFRDVFKADNLSLDQRLQITSLTFLFTDLKGSTALYERVGDLAAFDLVRAHFHALLEIISSEKGAVVKTIGDAVMATFVRPEHAIVAGLRMRAAMDELNRQRGTADLIVKIGIHEGPCLAVMLNERQDYFGQTVNIAARVQSLSTAQEIHITGPVLDAPAVAEVLERRAIKPIQKQAALRGIADKMVVYEIP encoded by the coding sequence ATGAGCGACATCCAGGCCCAGTTTTCCGTTCTGAAGCAGACCGCCGACGCCAAGGTGGTCGATGAGATCGCGCGGATGATCGCGGACGGCGAGGATCACGAGCTCAACCGCGTCAATGTCCTCGACTTCGCGAAGCACCATGGCGTCGACGAAGAGCACGCGATCTCCGCCTTCCTGCACGCGGCGCGGCTCGGATTGTTCGATCTCGGCTGGAACGTGCTGTGCCCCGGCTGCGGCGGCGTGCTGGGCGCCCACACGACGCTGAAGGCGCTCAAGCCGGACGATTATCACTGCGCGCTCTGCGCCTGCGGCTACAAGGCCTCGGTCGACGATCAGGTCGAGGTCTCCTTCACCGTGAATCCGCGCGTCCGGCGCATCGCCGCGCATGCCCCCGATACGCTGCCGGTGTGGGAGTATTTCAAGCAGGTGTTCTGGAGCTCTGGCGTCGACTTCAACAAGGAATCGTTCGCGACGCTGGCCAACGAGGTGACGCTGGATACGATGGAGCTGCCGGCCGGCGAGAAGGCGACGATGTCGCTGCAGCTGCCGAACGACTTCATCATCATCTTCGAGCCGGTGACGCACGCCGCCCAGTTCATCGACGTCCAGGGCGAGCCGACCAAGGATCGCCAGCAGCTCGCCATCATGTACAACAAGGTACAAGCGCCGACCGGGACCACGACGATGCGGCCGGGTCCGCTGCGGCTGTCGCTGGAGAACCAGGCCGGCGTGCGCGTGCTGCCGTCGGTGTTCATCGCGGCCGAGGCACTTCATCATCTCATCGGCAAGCGCAAGCCGTTCCTCACCGCCAAGCGCATGCTGTCGAACCAGACCTTTCGCGACGTGTTCAAGGCAGACAATCTCAGCCTCGATCAGCGGCTCCAGATCACCTCCCTCACCTTCCTGTTCACCGACCTGAAGGGCTCGACCGCGCTCTATGAGCGCGTTGGCGATCTCGCCGCCTTCGATCTCGTGCGCGCGCATTTCCACGCGCTGCTCGAGATCATCTCCTCCGAGAAGGGCGCGGTGGTGAAGACCATCGGCGATGCCGTGATGGCGACCTTCGTCCGTCCCGAGCACGCCATCGTCGCCGGCCTGCGGATGCGCGCGGCGATGGACGAGCTCAACAGGCAGCGCGGCACCGCCGACCTCATCGTCAAGATCGGTATCCACGAAGGGCCATGCCTCGCGGTGATGCTCAACGAGCGGCAGGATTATTTCGGTCAGACCGTCAACATCGCCGCACGCGTGCAGAGCCTCTCGACCGCGCAGGAGATCCACATCACCGGCCCGGTGCTCGATGCCCCAGCGGTCGCCGAGGTGCTGGAGCGGCGCGCGATCAAGCCGATCCAGAAGCAGGCCGCGCTGCGCGGCATCGCCGACAAGATGGTGGTGTACGAGATACCGTGA
- a CDS encoding cytochrome P450, translated as MNIASVRRPIVPPAPPRAPDDMSFLGRVAVIRRNMIATWGQRAYEEEVIKGRFFLRNSFILNQPDAIRHVLLSNYENYTRTPAGIRMLRPVLGDGLLIAEGHSWTFQRRTLAPAFTPRATANLVPHMTAVLDETIAKLDTRTSEPVDLREVMQRMTLEIAGRTMFSFGMDRHGPTLRNFVMEYADRLGRPYFLDMVLPVSWPTPMDLARARFRKRWTEFVATLIAERRAAGKKADAPPRDLFDLMDAARDPETGKGFSDEQLVDEVATMILAGHETTATALFWALYLLALDPETQEEVALETRGEHLDSMADIDRQKFTRAVIEETMRLYPPAFLVARAAREKDNAAGVEIGKGDIIMIAPWLLHRHEKLWDQPNAFIPKRFMSAEAPDRFAYLPFGAGPRVCVGAPFAQAESVLALARLIGAFRVELADTTNPVIPLGVVTTQPDHSPMFRITRR; from the coding sequence ATGAATATCGCCAGCGTGCGTCGGCCCATCGTCCCTCCGGCACCGCCGCGTGCGCCCGACGACATGTCGTTCCTCGGCCGGGTCGCCGTGATCAGGCGCAACATGATCGCGACCTGGGGCCAGCGCGCCTATGAGGAAGAGGTCATCAAGGGCCGCTTCTTCCTCCGCAACAGCTTCATCCTGAACCAGCCGGATGCAATCCGGCACGTGCTGCTCAGCAATTACGAGAATTACACGCGCACGCCGGCCGGCATCCGCATGCTGCGCCCCGTGCTCGGCGACGGCCTTCTGATTGCGGAAGGCCATTCCTGGACGTTTCAGCGCCGCACGCTCGCGCCGGCCTTCACGCCGCGCGCGACCGCGAACCTCGTTCCGCACATGACCGCGGTGCTCGACGAGACCATCGCCAAGCTCGATACGCGCACGAGCGAGCCGGTCGATCTGCGCGAGGTCATGCAGCGCATGACGCTGGAGATCGCCGGGCGCACGATGTTCTCGTTCGGCATGGACCGGCACGGGCCGACCTTGCGCAACTTCGTCATGGAATATGCCGATCGGCTGGGACGGCCCTATTTCCTCGACATGGTGCTGCCGGTGTCCTGGCCGACCCCGATGGATCTTGCCCGCGCCCGTTTCCGCAAGCGCTGGACCGAGTTCGTCGCGACGCTGATCGCCGAGCGGCGCGCCGCAGGCAAGAAGGCGGACGCGCCGCCGCGCGACCTGTTCGATCTCATGGACGCCGCGCGCGATCCTGAAACCGGCAAGGGTTTTTCCGACGAACAGCTCGTCGACGAGGTCGCGACCATGATCCTCGCCGGTCATGAGACCACCGCGACCGCGCTGTTCTGGGCGCTCTATCTGCTCGCGCTCGATCCGGAGACGCAGGAGGAGGTGGCGCTCGAGACCCGCGGCGAGCATCTCGACAGCATGGCCGACATCGACCGGCAGAAATTCACCCGCGCGGTGATCGAGGAGACGATGCGGCTCTATCCGCCCGCCTTCCTTGTCGCGCGAGCGGCGCGCGAGAAGGACAACGCGGCCGGCGTCGAGATCGGCAAGGGCGACATCATCATGATCGCGCCCTGGCTGCTGCACCGGCACGAGAAGCTGTGGGACCAGCCGAATGCGTTCATTCCAAAGCGCTTCATGTCGGCGGAGGCGCCCGATCGCTTCGCCTATCTGCCGTTTGGCGCGGGGCCGCGCGTCTGCGTCGGCGCGCCGTTCGCGCAGGCCGAATCGGTGCTGGCGCTGGCGCGGCTGATCGGCGCGTTCCGCGTCGAGCTCGCCGATACGACAAATCCAGTGATTCCGCTCGGCGTCGTCACGACCCAGCCGGACCACTCACCCATGTTCCGCATCACGCGTCGGTGA